In Caballeronia sp. SBC1, the DNA window TGTGTCGCTGGAAATGCGCAGTGAAGGCACGATCCAGCGCTGGGCATCGTCGGCCTATTGCGATGTTGGTTTTGCCACCACTACACCCGATGCATTCGGTGTGACCAGCGCGGAGTTGTATCGGCTGGCCGGGGTCTGCGCGCTGCCCGCCAAACATCCGCTCACCGCGCGCAAGCGCATTCATGCGCGTGACTTGAGGGATCAGAGCCTCATCCTGCCGTCCTACGCCGACGACACCCGCTCGTCGCTCGACCGCGCGTTGCGGCAGGCTGGGGTGAACCAGGTACCGGTGATCGAGACGCCTTACGGCGCGACTATTTGCGCCATGGTCGCGCGTGGCCTGGGAGTGGGCGTGGTGAATCCGTTGGCTACTTCCGATACCAATCCGGCGCGCATTGTGTTCCGGCCGTTCTCGCCGGACGTCATGTTTCGCGGTTTCACGGTCTGTCCTCAACTACAGCATCCGAATCCGCTAGTGAAGGCGTTCCTTGATCTCACCTACGAAACGATGGCCATTGAAGCGGCCCGTTTACAAAGTTTCGCCGCAACTGTCTGACCTATTCCAATTGGGTGTTTCCGCGATTCGCCTCGACGCTTGATATTTTGTATCCGAAGGGACTCTGACCAAGGACCGCACGACGGCCAGACAAGTAGGACGAGCCGTCACCGAATACAAGAAGCAACGTGCGGCGGCCAAGATCCGTAAGCCGCCGCAAGCCACTTCATTTCCATGACGAACGCCTTACCCCGGTGCCCCTGCTTGCCGCTTGGGATCGGCTTTCATAAATGCCGGATGCTGGTCACACGCGGTCATGATCCGGTCGATAGTCGGTACATCAGGGATCGAGATCTTGAACACGCGCGTCACCGCGACAATGCTGGCGAGGCAAATATCCGCCATGGTGGGTTCATCGCCATGACAGAACTGGCGCGTATCCGGCGCGCCAGCCAGACGTTCTTCGACCGCAGAAAGCCCCGCACCGAGCCACTGGATTTGCCATGCGCGCCATGCGGCGTCGTCGAATCCGCCCTTTGTCTGAAGATACTTTTTCACGCGCGGCACGACCAGCGGATGGGTATCGGCGGTACACATGGATGCAATGGAGCGTACTCGTGCGCGACCGTATAAATCGCTTGGCAACAAGGGCGGCGAGGGCTTCAGCTCGTCGAGGAATTCGAGGATGGCCAGAGATTGTGTCAGCGGTTCATGCCCTTCTTCAACCAATGCGGGAATGGACCCTAGCGGGCTGATTTTCAGGAATTCGGGGCTGCGTTGCTCGCCTGCGTCGAGATCGATGTTTTGTTCGTGCGCGCTCAGGCCCTTCAAATTAAGGGCGACACGAACGCGAAACGCGGCGGACGAGCGCCAGAACGCGAAGAGTTCGAATTGCGCTTGCTGTGACATGACGATCTTCCTTCTTGGTGAACGATACAGGACGGTAGCGGCGGCGTTGGCTAGTTCAACGGCTCTTAACTATGCATCAAAGTGCTCAGCTTGCGTTCAAAGCTTGAAGGTCAAGCATGTCAGAAAGGTAGGAGATCCACAAACACCGATGCCCGGCGAACCTGAGTTCGCCGGACATCGGCTTCCCGCTAAGCGCCAAACTTCGGCTTTGATCAGTTGCGCGAGTTGAGCGAACCGGTGTCGTTCGCTTGAACGCGCTTGCCGGATTGCGCGGCAGTACTTTGCACTCCACCGTAAGCGCTTGTATCGGCACTTTCCGCTGCAATGGTTTGCGCGCTTTGGCCGCGTTGCGAAGAGGGCGCCCCAACCTGCGGGTTATACGACGGTGCCGGACCATAACCGCTGCTGGCGAATGCAGGTGCTGCAAAGGCGACGGAAACGGCGACTAACAATGATGCAATAAGGGTCTTGTTCATGATGCGCTCCGATGCGTATTAGTGGCTCAGTGACTTCATTTCATGGGCTACGCAGCGGTCCGGCCGGTTGGTGCGCTGCGTCGATGGAATGGAGTATATGCGCGCACTATCGAAATATTGTACCGATAGAGGGGAATAGTGATTCCGCGCTAGACGAACAATCGGATGCAGCCGGCTTAGCAGAATTTGCTAAGGAAATAGGGCGTGATAACGCCAATGAGTGAAGCTGGATCGGGCCAGAACGCTAAGAGAAAACGCTAAGCGGCTTAGGTGACTTAGACGCCTTAAAAGTAGCTCGCAAGCGCCTAGCCACCTTGGACAGGCAGTTCCTTTAACTCCACGTCCGGCGCCATGGTATTTCCTGCGGCAGCGGCAGGGACATTGACGGATGACTGCTCAAGCAG includes these proteins:
- a CDS encoding LysR substrate-binding domain-containing protein, which produces MNQKQIEAFRLVMLRGSMTAAAEELGTSQPSISRLIAELEASTGLALFTRNGGRIQATDAGTAFYREVDRSFVGLEKLGHSAREIRQFGSGRLRLVAAPVLALSFVPLVIERFLAAYPRIAVSLEMRSEGTIQRWASSAYCDVGFATTTPDAFGVTSAELYRLAGVCALPAKHPLTARKRIHARDLRDQSLILPSYADDTRSSLDRALRQAGVNQVPVIETPYGATICAMVARGLGVGVVNPLATSDTNPARIVFRPFSPDVMFRGFTVCPQLQHPNPLVKAFLDLTYETMAIEAARLQSFAATV
- the maiA gene encoding maleylacetoacetate isomerase, encoding MSQQAQFELFAFWRSSAAFRVRVALNLKGLSAHEQNIDLDAGEQRSPEFLKISPLGSIPALVEEGHEPLTQSLAILEFLDELKPSPPLLPSDLYGRARVRSIASMCTADTHPLVVPRVKKYLQTKGGFDDAAWRAWQIQWLGAGLSAVEERLAGAPDTRQFCHGDEPTMADICLASIVAVTRVFKISIPDVPTIDRIMTACDQHPAFMKADPKRQAGAPG